The genomic window tgttttgtttttgcctggcttgtggaagactataactctagcctctttccattgcgaggggaaaatatttaacctaaacaTTGTATTTATGCATTCGGCTAGATATTCTAGTGTTTCATCCGGGAGTTGTTTcagaacaacagcctgtatgccgtcgttcccggGAGCTTTTCACGGCTTCTTTTTTTTGATAGCAcactttatttcttgcgcctgtgttaGCAGTGGCGCAGAGATTGTAGGTAGTCGCAATTTGACCCGGAATGCTGtttccagtgtgtcggcgaaaGCTTGTTCCTTGTCAcggggctgaaaaactacgccaTTGTTTGTTTCGATGGGCGGTAATTTATCTGATTTGTTTAAAATTCGCTTCATTATTGTCCAGGCGCTTCCGTCCTACGTGTCGAGTCTTGCTATATTaatttcccactggctgcttcgccagagTGAAATTTCTTCAGATATTACTGTTTGTAATacatttattcggcgtttcgtctgttgtgtgcgacgccgtgtgtattcgcgccgcagtcgatttttttgtgaaatcaagctgcggatgtaatCTGGCAgttcgtcgtgtgctaacctaacctccttctctgggatgcactggcttataccatcctggattttctcTGTTAATTCTAGAATCGCGGTATTTAAGTTATCGCCGTTTTCAAtgtttatttcggccgcgtcagggagattcattgttaaataatttttaaattgttgccagtccgcaTTTCTGTAGTCCCTAACTTTTCGTGGTGGGTTGGAGTCAATGTTGGCGTCATCGAAGATCAAATGGACTGGGAAAttatccgatgacatgtcgtgtacaacctcgagttagaatcccgtgttgacacgtttgttcagggcgatatttaaaatatcaggcatgtcatTCTGTTGGCCAGAGTtgtgtgtgggctctgagggagcatgtacatggTAGTTTTTGTTaagttggtgagtgtagagtagtctgccattcgatgtagcgcgcctgcagttccattctatgtgtttggcatttaTGTCGCCTACAGCAAGAAGGCTCGGGGCCACCCCATACAGAGCGTCCAGATCCGCCTCactgagggacctacctggtggagcGTACATTGAGATTAATTTTATCTGTTGTCTATTTATGTTTAGATTAATTCCGATTGCCTCAAGATGTTGAAAATCAGAGAGCTGGCAAACAGAGTGTTTGACACTGGTGTGTACAGCGAGGGTTACTCCTCCGCCTCGTACGTCTCGATCACGCCTATATATGACATAGTTCAGTATTGTCAATCTGTCTGTCGGTATAAGATGTGTTTCGTTTATCGTagcgattttttttatatttatccagatggttgataaattccggtaatttgtttttaatgctGTGTGTATTCCAGAAAAGGAGGGAATGTAAATTATTACTAGTGGCCGTGTTTGTGATGCAATTCGGGGCCGAATTATTGCTGGTTATTAACGACTCCAGCAAGCGTACACACGCAGTCCATGGTGGCTCGAATTTTGTCAGCCATGGATTTGGTTGTGTCTAGCCAGATGAGTAGgagctggcacagagggccgatggcactctgcagtcGGATGTTCCCCTTGATGGATTCGTGCATTTGAATGGCTGCCTGCATGTCCACGAGCTGCGGTGCCTGTGCGCTGATGGAGGGAGTCGTtggggcagttggcagctctggtgctgcgTCGACTGCCATTGCGGCCACAGGTGTGGTCTGCGGCTGTGTGGGCGTTGGCGCTTTCTTCGCCTGTGTTGGGGTAAGCCTGGTCGCCACCAGCTTGTCCTGCGTGGGCTGTTGGGGCCTGTCGTTTGTGGGGCGCGGGGGTTTgccctggccatttttgtggccaggTGGGTTCTTCTTGAACTCCCTCCTCTTATTCCAGGGATTGTTTGCCAgtactgggtagtccagctcattgtggctaggctcccagtgctgctgctgCAGGGGTGCAAACCTGTTGTCACTCGTCATGGGCAGGTACTGACCTAGTGTCGGGGGCAGGGGGTGCCTCGGAGGCCCCCATGGGTTCGGTCTCGGTGGGCCGAATTGTCCAGGAGGCGCTGGTTGCTGCTGCGGGGCCTGCACTGCCGCTTGCCTGTTAGCTCGCATGTCGTGGCGAGACTGCTGCTCACGCGCCTTGCGGACCTGGGAGGGGGGAGGTGCCTGTGGCTCGCCTTCTTGTATTCCTCGCAGCCCTCATAGTTGGTGCAATGCTGCAGCTTGCAGTGAGCGCACCTCCTGTGGTCAGCTACCCCTCCTTgtgggcagtcgggagcgcggtggggGCCGCTGCACCACCTACAAACTGGACTGGCATTGCAGCCTTTTCCTACGTGGCCAaaacgttggcagttgctgcaTTGGCTGGGGCCGGAGGGACGCTTGTAGTCGTCTACCCTAATTAACATGCCTGCGAACTCGCGCAGTGCATAGATTTTCGCGCTGTCGCAGGTTTGCGGCACCTCAATCACAAGCGTGTCACACTTTTCGCGCTTGTGCCTGTTCTCTAAGAACCAGCAGTTCTGAACTAGTATGTTGGCCGCAACAAACTCCAGCTGAAGAAAGTCGTGTAGGGTGAAACTATGCATGTCACAGAGCACGAATTTTTTGGGTATTTCACCACTCTGTAAGAGCACAGAGTGCTGAGCACCTATGGCCTGAAAGGCCTTGATCGCGCGGTAATATTCTGCGATGCTTGCAGTGTTGACCTGCATCTCGTCCCGGCCACGGTGTTGACACGTGAATTTTTCAGTGAGTGCCTCTTCAGTGCAGAGTACACTAAGGGGTATTGGTGTCCCTGATCTAGAA from Bacillus rossius redtenbacheri isolate Brsri chromosome 1, Brsri_v3, whole genome shotgun sequence includes these protein-coding regions:
- the LOC134543688 gene encoding uncharacterized protein LOC134543688 is translated as MTLTHRYPTPPHGQPPRVYQVRKAREQQSRHDMRANRQAAVQAPQQQPAPPGQFGPPRPNPWGPPRHPLPPTLGQYLPMTSDNRFAPLQQQHWEPSHNELDYPVLANNPWNKRREFKKNPPGHKNGQGKPPRPTNDRPQQPTQDKLVATRLTPTQAKKAPTPTQPQTTPVAAMAVDAAPELPTAPTTPSISAQAPQLVDMQAAIQMHESIKGNIRLQSAIGPLCQLLLIWLDTTKSMADKIRATMDCVCVIETYEAEE